In Lysobacter sp. FW306-1B-D06B, the sequence ACGGCCGGCGGCCGTCTTCACGCTCATTGCAGCGGGGGGCGGGGCGGGGCGTCTTGAACGCATTTGATCTGCCCCCGCAACCGCGACGGCGTGGCGCCGGTGGCGGCGCGCAGCGTCCGGCTGAGGTGTGCCTGGTCGGCGAATCCGGCGAGCGCGGCGATGTCGGCCAGTGCCAGGCCATCGGCCAGCAGGCGCAGAGCGCGGCGGCAGCGCAGTTCGCGACGCAACAACTGCGGCGGCATTCCGTGCGAAACCGCGAACACGCGCGAGGCATGCGCGGCCGAGACACCCGCGCGGCGCGCCAGCGTGGCGACGTCCAGCTCGCCCAGCTCCAGCTCCCGCAGGAACTCTGCCTGCCACGCATGCAGCTCGGGCGCGCGCACCGGCGTGCACGCGGCGATGAGTTCGCCCAGCCGCTGCGGCGCATCGGTGAACACCGCCCGTGCTTGCCTCGCGTCCGGTACGCGCAGCACGCGCAGCGTGTCCGGTGCGGCGGCATCGACCAGGTCGAGGTTCGCCACCGTCGCGCCGAACCGCCCGAAGCGGTTGCCGTGCGCATGCCAGCGCGGGTGCAGGACCAGCGTGCCGGGCTCGCAGGCGATGGGGCCGTCGGGGCTGGCCTCGACGTGGCTGCCGTCGATCACCAGTGCCGCGTACGCGCCGCCGTGCCGGTGCGTGCCGAGCACGTCGCGGGCGTCATGGCGGGTTTCGAAACCGGCGTGGGCGTGCATGCGGGAATCCTGAGGGACGCGGGACGGAACGGGCCAGTGGCGGAAGTCAGCCCGTCCTGGGATGCACGAGCGCGGCGCCGGGTTGAAACCCTCAGCCGGCGGCGAACTGCCAGGCCGCGCGCAGGCAGGGTTCGATGGCGCGCAGGTCGGCCGCATCGCGCAGCTTCGCGACCTGCTGCACGCGGCCGCGTTCATCGCGCGCGGTCTTGAAGAACTGCGGGTGGTCGAACTCGCGGTCCAGCTGCAACGCCAGGCGCAACGCGTCCTTCATGAACACCACGTCGGCGAAGATGCGCGTGGTGCGCAGCAGCGCGTAGCGATCCTTGTGCACGATCTCGACGTCGCCGTAGCCGCGCACCGTGCGTTCCAGTTCCTCGTACAGCGCCACGAGTGCCGCCGGCTTGTTCGCCAGCATCGCCGCGCGGTCGCCCGTGCCGCAGCTGTGCTTCACGTTGGCGCGGTTGAAGACGCGACCGCAGTTCGGGCAGGACCACGCCGGCATGCGCTCAATCCTCGCCGATGTCCTCGTTCCACACGTCCGGGTTCGCGGCGATGTAATCGCCGAGCATGCCGATGCACTGCGCGTCTTCCAGGTCGATCACCTTGACGCCGTTCTCGCGCAGCCAGTCGATGCCGCCGCGGAAGTTCACCGATTCGCCCACCACCACCGTGCCGATGTTGAACTGGCGCACCAGTCCGCTGCAGTACCAACACGGCGCCAGCGTGGTGACCATGATGGTGTCGCGGTAGCGGCGCTGGCGGCCGGCCTTGCGGAAGGCGTCGGTTTCGCCGTGCACCGACGGGTCGTTCTCCTGGATGCGGCGGTTGTGGCCGCAGCCGAGCAGACGGCCGTCGTCGTGGTACAGCGCCGCGCCGATCGGAATGCCGCCTTCGGCCAGCCCCTTGCGGGCTTCCTCGACGGCGGTGGCGAGCAGGGCGCGGTAGTCGGGCGTATGGATCATGCGGAAGCTCCAGCGGCACGCAGCATGTCGATGTGCGCGATGCCGTCGTCGAGGTAGGGTTCGGAAGACGGCACGAAACCGTGCCGCGCGTAATAGTGCTGCAGATGCGCCTGCGCGCCGATCTGCACGTCGCAGCCGGGCCAGCGCGCTTGGATCTGCGCCAGCGCCTGATGCACCAGCGGATCGCCGAGGCCGCGGCCGCGCCAGGCCGGCGCGGTGAGCACGCGGCCGAAGCTCACCTGCGGGTAGCTCAGGCCCGGCGCGAGGATGCGCAGGTAGGCGGCGATGGCGCCGTCGTCGTCGGTCGCGAACACATGCACCGTGTCCGGATGCGTGTCCTTGCCGTCGGGATCCAGGTACACGCACTGCTGCTCGACGACGAACACTTCCGAACGCAGCTTGAGCAGCGCGTACAGCGTGCCGGCGTCGAGTTCGCGGAACAGGCGGGCCTGCCAGCGCAGGGCGTTGAGCGGAGCGGTCATGCGCGCATGATGCCAGCGCGCGCCTCAGCGGTCGCCCGACGTGTCGATGCTCACCACCACCGACATGCCCGGATGCAACCGCGCCGCCGGTGCCTGGCCGGCGTCGATGGACACCTTCACCGGGATGCGCTGGGCGATCTTGACGAAATTGCCGGTGGCGTTGTCGGGCGGGAGCACGCTGAACTCCGAGCCGGTGGCGGGCGAGATCTCCTCCACGCGTCCGCGCAGGCGCGCGCCGCCCAGTGCGTCGACGGTGAACGTCACCGGCTGGCCGATGCGCACGTGCTCCATCTGCGTTTCCTTCATGTTGGCCACCACCCACATGCGTTCGGGCACCAGCGCCATCAACTGCGTGCCGGGATTGACGAACGCGCCCAGCCGCACCTGCACCTGGCCGAGCTGGCCGTCGCGCGGTGCGCGAACCTGGGTGTTGTCCAGGTCGATGCGCGCCAGCTGCAACGCCGCCTCCGCATTGGCGACCGCCGCCTCCAGCACCGCCATGTTCACCGACACGCTGCGCACGCTCTGGCGCGCGATCTCCACGCCGGCCAGCGCCTCGCTCACGCCGGCCTGCGCCTGCGTGCTGGCCGCGCGGGCCTGGTCGCGATCGGCCTGCGAGAGCAGCTGCTGCTTCGCCAGCGGATCGATGCGGCGCAGGTCGGCCTGGGTCTTCTGCGCCAGCGCCTGCGCGTTGCGCACGGCGGCGTCGCTTTGCACTACCGACGCCTCCGCGCTGCGCCGCGCCTGGGTCGCGTTGGCCAGCGCCGCGCGTTCGCTTTGCAGCCGCGCCTGCGCCTGCTCGAGCCGTTGCCGGTAGATGCGGTCGTCGATCTGCACCAGCAGCTGGCCGCGCCGCACATGGTCGAAATCCTGCACCGCGACCTGGGTGATGTAACCGCCGAGCTGCGGCGAAATGATCGTCACCTGGCCGCGCACCATCGCGTTCTCGGTGCTCTGGATGGCGCTGCGGAACGGCGGCAGGCGCCAGGCGTAGAGCACGACGAGCACGCCCGTCAGCGCCACGCCGGCGAAGGCCGCCATCTGCCAGCGTCGCCGGCGTCGGCGGGCGGGAGACGGGTCAGGTGCGGCGGGCGCGGCGGGAGCTGGAGCGGGTGTGTTCATGGAGCGACGGGGGCGGCGGGAATGGAGGGGGAGGCGGCACGGGCGGCGGCGCGGTCGCGCTGCAGCAGGCGCAGGCGATGCACGAGCATCCAGACCAGCGTGAGCAGCGCGATCGCGGCGATCGCCATGAAGACATCGTTGTAGGCCAGCACGTTGGCCTCGCGTGAAGCGGCCGCGCCGAGCGCCCGCACGCCTTGCTGGTTCAACAGGGCCGGGTCGGTGATGGCCCGCGAATACGCCGACGCGCCGGCCTGCACGCGTGCGGCCACCAGCGGGTCCTGCAACGTGAGGGGCTCGACGAGCTGGCTGGAGTGGAACTTCTCGCGCACCGTTTGGAACGTGCCCAGCGCCGCCGTGCCCACCAGCCCGCCCAGGTTCTGCGCCATGCCGAACAGCACGACGAAGGTGATGAGGTTGCGCGGCTGGCCGATGACCTGGCCCATGCCCAGCACCATGGCCGGGCCGAGGAAGTAGGTGCTGCCGAAGCCGATCAGGAACTGGCTCAGCATCATGTTCTGCGGGCGCGTGAGGTTGGTGGACTGCGCATCCAGCAGTGCGCCGATGGCGATGCAGGCCAGCGCGATGGAGGAGGGGATGATCATCCGGTTGGGGCGGATGGTGATCGCGCTGGCGACGATGCCCGCCGCACAGCCCAGCGCCACCATCGCGAACAGGCTGTGCATCTGGTCGTTGTTCAACCCCAGTGCCTGCATGAAGCCCACCGCGCCGGTGCTCTGCTCCGACAACGCGAAGCGGATCAGCAGCACGGACACGCCCAGCCGCACCATCGTCCCGCTCGCCAGCCAGCGCGTGTTGATGAGCGGGTTCGCGCGGAAATGCTCCACCGCGATGGCTGCGGTCAGCAGCACGATCGAACCGGCCAGGGCCCAGCCGATCCAGGGCGCATCGAACCACCAGTCGATGCGCCCCAGCGACAACACCGCGCACAGCAGCGCGATGCCCGGCGCGAACAAGGCCAGGGTGAGGAAGTCGGTCTTCTCGAACACTTTCATGCGGTCGCTCGGCGGCAACCGCAGCATCAGCACGCCGCCCAGCGAAATCAGCGCCAGCCCCAGCTCGAACAGGTACAGGCCGCGCCATTCGCCGAACTCCAGCAGCTCGGCCGAGAAAATCCGCGCCAGCGGCGTAGCCAGCTGCGCCACGCCGATGCCCACCACCAGCCCGCGCAGCCGGTGCGCGGCCGGGAAGGCCTGCATCATGTAGTACAGGCCCAGCGTGCTCAGCGCCGCGCCGGCAATGCCGTGCGCCGCACGCACCGCGATCGCCGAGCCCAGCCCGTGCACGAACAGATGCGCGAAGGTCAGCAGCACGTACAGGCCCAGGAACACTTCGGTGAACAAACGCAGGCCGAACTGCTGGCGGAACTTCACCAGCAGCAAATTCGCCGAGACGTTGGTCATCACGTAGGCGGCGGGCAGCCACTGGACCTCGGCCGAGGTCGCGCCGAT encodes:
- a CDS encoding HlyD family secretion protein — its product is MNTPAPAPAAPAAPDPSPARRRRRRWQMAAFAGVALTGVLVVLYAWRLPPFRSAIQSTENAMVRGQVTIISPQLGGYITQVAVQDFDHVRRGQLLVQIDDRIYRQRLEQAQARLQSERAALANATQARRSAEASVVQSDAAVRNAQALAQKTQADLRRIDPLAKQQLLSQADRDQARAASTQAQAGVSEALAGVEIARQSVRSVSVNMAVLEAAVANAEAALQLARIDLDNTQVRAPRDGQLGQVQVRLGAFVNPGTQLMALVPERMWVVANMKETQMEHVRIGQPVTFTVDALGGARLRGRVEEISPATGSEFSVLPPDNATGNFVKIAQRIPVKVSIDAGQAPAARLHPGMSVVVSIDTSGDR
- a CDS encoding nucleoside deaminase, encoding MIHTPDYRALLATAVEEARKGLAEGGIPIGAALYHDDGRLLGCGHNRRIQENDPSVHGETDAFRKAGRQRRYRDTIMVTTLAPCWYCSGLVRQFNIGTVVVGESVNFRGGIDWLRENGVKVIDLEDAQCIGMLGDYIAANPDVWNEDIGED
- a CDS encoding GNAT family N-acetyltransferase, producing MTAPLNALRWQARLFRELDAGTLYALLKLRSEVFVVEQQCVYLDPDGKDTHPDTVHVFATDDDGAIAAYLRILAPGLSYPQVSFGRVLTAPAWRGRGLGDPLVHQALAQIQARWPGCDVQIGAQAHLQHYYARHGFVPSSEPYLDDGIAHIDMLRAAGASA
- a CDS encoding DUF5655 domain-containing protein; this translates as MPAWSCPNCGRVFNRANVKHSCGTGDRAAMLANKPAALVALYEELERTVRGYGDVEIVHKDRYALLRTTRIFADVVFMKDALRLALQLDREFDHPQFFKTARDERGRVQQVAKLRDAADLRAIEPCLRAAWQFAAG
- a CDS encoding MFS transporter, giving the protein MSRYAPRDWLPHERPTLPGSPSTPLHTPARRVAFGLVGFLVAITGGLGNALVTANLLNLQGAIGATSAEVQWLPAAYVMTNVSANLLLVKFRQQFGLRLFTEVFLGLYVLLTFAHLFVHGLGSAIAVRAAHGIAGAALSTLGLYYMMQAFPAAHRLRGLVVGIGVAQLATPLARIFSAELLEFGEWRGLYLFELGLALISLGGVLMLRLPPSDRMKVFEKTDFLTLALFAPGIALLCAVLSLGRIDWWFDAPWIGWALAGSIVLLTAAIAVEHFRANPLINTRWLASGTMVRLGVSVLLIRFALSEQSTGAVGFMQALGLNNDQMHSLFAMVALGCAAGIVASAITIRPNRMIIPSSIALACIAIGALLDAQSTNLTRPQNMMLSQFLIGFGSTYFLGPAMVLGMGQVIGQPRNLITFVVLFGMAQNLGGLVGTAALGTFQTVREKFHSSQLVEPLTLQDPLVAARVQAGASAYSRAITDPALLNQQGVRALGAAASREANVLAYNDVFMAIAAIALLTLVWMLVHRLRLLQRDRAAARAASPSIPAAPVAP
- a CDS encoding helix-turn-helix domain-containing protein; the encoded protein is MHAHAGFETRHDARDVLGTHRHGGAYAALVIDGSHVEASPDGPIACEPGTLVLHPRWHAHGNRFGRFGATVANLDLVDAAAPDTLRVLRVPDARQARAVFTDAPQRLGELIAACTPVRAPELHAWQAEFLRELELGELDVATLARRAGVSAAHASRVFAVSHGMPPQLLRRELRCRRALRLLADGLALADIAALAGFADQAHLSRTLRAATGATPSRLRGQIKCVQDAPPRPPLQ